A stretch of the Cydia amplana chromosome 6, ilCydAmpl1.1, whole genome shotgun sequence genome encodes the following:
- the LOC134649112 gene encoding ubiquitin-conjugating enzyme E2 S — protein sequence MWNSENVSPQRSRTALRELRRLAARPPPGIKLLLRDDDLSDITALIDGPAETPYFGGVFRVQIKLGKEFPTAPPRAYFLTRIFHPNVSREGEVCVNTLKRDWRPELGLEHALLALRCLMIAPNADSALNADAAELLRGRYEEYFARAKLLTEIHAKPAKGHETQNENTNLIGGLDEPTTAGSGTEGAEAGAGAGAGAGAGAGAGEGAGEGAGPAAKRERRPRQKPTPARDKRKVLKRL from the exons ATGTGGAACAGCGAAAACGTCTCGCCACAGCGATCGCGCACCGCGCTGCGCGAGCTACGGAGGCTGGCAGCGCGGCCCCCGCCAGGAATCAAGCTGCTATTGCGAGACGATGATCTCTCCGACATCACAGCGCTTATTGATGGACCAG CGGAGACACCATACTTCGGCGGCGTGTTCCGCGTACAAATAAAGCTGGGCAAGGAGTTCCCGACAGCTCCGCCCCGAGCATACTTCCTGACGCGCATCTTCCACCCGAACGTGAGCCGAGAGGGGGAGGTCTGCGTAAACACACTCAAG CGCGACTGGCGCCCCGAGCTAGGCCTCGAGCACGCACTCCTAGCGCTCCGCTGCCTCATGATCGCTCCCAACGCGGACTCTGCCCTAAATGCGGACGCAGCGGAACTGCTGCGGGGACGCTATGAAGAATACTTCGCTCGCGCCAAGTTGCTTACAGAGATACACGCCAAACCTGCCAAGGGACATGAAACCCAG AATGAAAACACGAACCTCATTGGCGGTTTAGACGAGCCCACTACAGCCGGCAGCGGGACAGAAGGCGCCgaggcgggggcgggggcgggggcgggggcgggggcgggggcaggGGCGGGGGAGGGGGCAGGGGAGGGGGCGGGCCCGGCGGCCAAGCGCGAGCGGCGCCCGAGGCAGAAGCCGACGCCCGCGCGGGACAAGCGCAAAGTGCTCAAGCGGTTATGA